GATCCCAGCCATGGCACGGGCAGGGCGTCCTTAGTAAGCCCGGTAGCCTTAGGGGGGATTGCCGCAGGTGCCGACGGTTTAATGATTGAAGTGCATCCTCAGCCGGAGCTGGCCTTAAGTGACGGGGATCAATCCCTGGACTTTGAGGCTTTTGCTGAACTTATGGAACGAGCCCGGCCGGTGGCGAAGGCTGTGGGACGGGAGATTTAAAAAAATCCCTGAATACCCAAGAATATTGGGGATTTCAGGGATTTTCTATTTTAAGGTGGAAAATAGCACTGTGGCTGGTTGACATGTTGGCTACATCATTCTCTGCCATGAAGGACTCCCGTTCCTCCTCGGGAACTCCCAGGAGGATAATCGCTTGGGTGTAGCTTAAATTCGGAATCGATTCCGAATTTAAGTCAAATCCATGATTAGATCCTGGGTCATTGCAAAAAGCTGCACAGCAAGCCCTACTTAAGAATAGTTGATGTTGAAGAGTTTAAGTTAGCAATTTCAAGAAGTTCTTGTAATCCAATTTGAAGATGGTTGTGCATAATAGAAGCAGCTTTTTCGGGGTTTCTTTCTTCTATAGCGTTAATAATATTATTATGCTGCTCAAAAATTGCAATATCAAAAGATGGATCTTTTTGTATATAAAAAGATCTTATTGAAAATATAAATTGTTCCATAAGGTAAAAAATTGAATCTGCTAAATAATTAAATAATAGGTTATCAGAAATTGAAATTAAATAATAATGAAATTTCTGATCAAAAAATGATTTTTCTTTTTGATCGCTTACATTGTTTAATTTTTCCAGGATATTTTTTAATTGCAAAATATCATTATCTGTAGCTTTCTTAGCAGCAGTTTTTACGCATTCAATTTCTAAAATATATCTTAACTGTAGAATGTCACTTTCCTTTCCGTTATTTAGTTTAAATGCAATAGATAAGGTTTTAATAATCGTTGATTTAACATTATTGGAAACAAATGTCCCATTACCATGTTTACAATCAATTATTCCTAAAAATTCTAAACCTTTTAATGCCTCTCTTAAAGCAGTCCTACTTACGTTTAATTGAACAGTTAATTCACGCTCAGGAGGAAGTCTGTCTCCGCTTTTTAGTGTTCCGCTAATAATCATAGTATAAATTTGGTTAATAATATTTATATAAGCTTTATCATTTTCAACAGATATAAACAAATTAGTCGATCCTTTCTTTCTTTTGTTTATATAAAAGTATTTGGTAATATATAAATTATGGAATATTGGGAAAATTATTAGTTGCATTATTACTGAAAATATCTTATCATTAAATCAATAAAAGTACAAGATAAAATTGGTATGATGACCATACAAATTAACTCGAAACTATTTTTACGATCGCTTTTTAAATCGACATGGGTTATGGCTAGCTATTGCTGAGCTATTACTGGTATTCTGCAAATCTGGTTGGTTGATGATGGACAAATTATATTTCTATTCAAAGTAAATCTACGAAACAATTGGTATGATGAAATTATGATAATAACACTTACACTGTGGCCGTTCATGGTGACTGAGATTATCCATTGCAAATTATCCGAAGTTTGGCGAAAAAAGCTCAAGTCCTAAATTTGGGCCTGATCGTCAGATCGGCAGATAACTAGACTAACTTTGGATAATCCATGTGATCAGAACGTTACTGTTTGCCATATAATTAGTCCCTTAAAAAGGATTTTTATAAAGGGTACAAGGCATGTGACAAATATTAAAGACAGAACAAGAACGTTCACAGGTTCGTGCATAATGTAACCTCAGAAAAGCAGCAAGACATACTTGAGGAAATTATTATTACTACTGAATTTCCAGTTCAACTGTACGAAAAAGCAAAATTCCTCCCACTAAAGTAGGAGGAATGCTATAAGGTTGGTTCAAGGAAACCCTTGGCACAACCGCCTCGGCGAATGCCGGGAGTCTATTTCAATATGGGGAGGTGATTAATCTGAATAAAAACGTAGCAAAAATAGCCAGAGGACAACTAACGGGAGAATTATTATTGTCCCCTAAAATGGATGTTTGGTATAGTATAGGGCTAATCTTATCTGATGCGGAATTAGCTCGTATTGAGAGAATATTGTCAGATGGCATAAGAAGTTAAATTATGAAAGCAGATTAGCACCGTTATGTAAACATATGAAAATTAGGGGATGGAAATTGTGGCAAAACTTAAACTGTACATTGAAAAATGTAAAGCATGCGGATATTGTGTTCCGGCTTGTCCTAAAGATGCTATTTCTCAATCGGATAAGTTTAATAAAAAAGGATTTCTACCTAATACCTTAAGCCAAGTAGACATTAATCCCTTAATTGTATATCCCAAAGGCCAGGGAGTACGAGCAGTTGATGCTTTGATAATTAATAAGTAGCAATTTTAGAAGATCTTATTAACAAATAATTGATTCTTTATATCCTCTATAGGCTTAAATCCCGCTAGGGATCAAATCTGTAGAGGATATAGGAACATGGAACTGGTTGTTAGGAGAAAGAAGGGGAGTGCTTCAACTGGAAAAGGCATATTTGGAAATGATTCTAAATAAACTTCGAACTGTCGTCGGTGAAAAAGATGTTTTATATAAACAAGTTGATTTAGCAACGTATAGAGATTCCGTACATTTATCTGGGCTTCAACCTACAGCAGTTGTTTTCCCAAAAGATACTGGTGAAGTCTCAGAAGTGTTAAAGATTCTTCACCAGTATCAAGTCCCTGTTATTGCCCGGGGAGCAGGAACCAATCTATGCGGTGATACGCTTTCTCTTGACTTATGCATTATTTTAGAATTAGCAAAAATGGATAGGATTTTGGAAGTCAACATCATAGATCGATATGTGGAAGTTGAACCAGGAGTTACCAATATGGAGGTGCAGAATATCCTGAAACCTCACGGATATTTTTTTGCACCAGATCCAGCAAGTATGGGAGTTTCGACAATAGGCGGAAATATAGGTGAAAACGCAGGTGGAATGCGTTGTGTTAAATATGGTGTTACTACTGATAATGTCATCGGACTAGAGATAGTATTGAGTGACGGTCAAGTTATCTTATCTAATGGGCCGTTAGATGGAGATTTTGGATATAATTTGACAGGCTTAATGAATGGTTCTGAGGGTACCTTAGGTGTAATTACCAAAGCATGGTTGCGAATAGTGAAATTACCTGATGAAGTAAAAACACTTGTAGCTGTTTATGCTAATTTGGAAGATGCGGCTAAAACAGTTTCGCAAATTATTGGAAAGGGAATTATTCCCGGTGCGTTGGAGATGATTGACCATCTGGCAATTGAAGCATTAGAGGAAAATATGAATTTGGGATATCCAATAGAAGCAGAAGCTGTTCTACTAATCGAAATAGACGGCTTTTCTGGAACTCTTGAGTCACAAGTAGAAAGAGTTCTATCAATTTGTAAAGAAAATAATGCAACGGAAATTAGAGTTGCAAAAACAGAAGAAGAAAGGCAGCAGTTGTGGCTAGGCCGCCGTGAGGCTCTCAATTGTTTTGTCAGTAAAATGCCTACCTATGCACAAGAAGACGTGGCTGTTCCTCGAACTAAACTTCCTGAAGTGCTCGAAATTATTAAAAAAATAGGCGAAAAGTATTCTTTAGTAATTGCCAGTGTTTGTCATGCTGGAGATGGCAATTTACATCCTACAATTATTTATGATGATAAGGATGAAGAACAAACGAAACAGGCACATTTTGCGTTTGGCGAAATGATGGAGCAGGCCATCGCTCTTGGAGGGACAATTACAGGTGAACATGGGGTTGGCATTGAAAAATTAAAGGGGATGAATTTGCTTTTTTCTGAGGATGAATTGAGTTTTATGTGGCAGCTTAAACTTGCTTTTGATCCTAAAAAAATACTAAATCCAGGAAAAGTTATTCCAGATACTATTTCTAGAATGATGTTAGAGGATCTGGAACAAGTACCTGAAAGTAAAGAGGTAAGTACAACCAGAGAATTGTTTTTCGCTGACTTAGAGAGAGAAGAAATAGGAGAGATCCTCATTAATGAAAAAATCTTAGCTGCCTATTCCCTGGAAGGGAATAAATCATGGTGCGCGATAAGACCAAAAACCGTGACTGAGGTAGCGGCGATTGTAAGATTGGCAACTAAATATGACATTAAAATTCTTCCATGGGGTAGAGGTACAAAAGTATCTATAGGCACACATAGTAAACCATTTGATATTGTTGTAGATATGAGCGGTTTGAATAAGATTATTGAAATTGATACCGAAAATCTTACCGCTACTGTTGAAGCCGGAATCGAGTTCAAGGACTTTCAAGAAGAGTTGTATAAAAAAGGTTATATGTTATCTATAGATCCTTTGGAATCCGGATCTCCGACAATTGGCGGTATTGTAGCAACAAACAGTACCGGTACATTAAGGCTGAAATATAGTAGTTTGAAGAATATCGTTTTAGGTTTAGATGCCGTAATTTCTGGAGGTAAAATCATCCATTACGGTGGAAAGATGATAAAAAATGTAGCTGGTTATGATTTGCGTAAACTGTTTGTAGGGTCTTGGGGCACGCTGGGAATTATTACAAAAATTACTTTGAAATTATCTCCGTTACCGGAAAAAGCGGTATATCGAACCTTTATGACTGACGATTATTCGGCATTTGCAGATTATTTGTTTGCTGTTCAAAAAAAGGATGTTCAGCTTACCAGTTTTGATATTTTTGTGGAAAATTCTAAATACTATATCAATCTTTGTATGAGTGGTCAACACCGATCGGTGGATCGGCAACTGGAAATATTAGATGAAATAGAAATAAATAAATTAGCGTTAATAGATGAAGTTCAAGACCCATATTTTATTGCGGGTAAATCTTTTTTTAATAAATATATACAACCTAATCAATCTAACAAGATTGTTATCAAAAGTTCGATTCGGTTTTCCGATATCACTGCCTGGATTAAAAAAATACAAAGTATTAATCAAGGGGAGGGCAGTTATGTATTTGGGAATGCGGCAAGCGGAATATTATATGCAACCTTTTTCGGTGAAAACATCAGTCTGACTGATTTAATAAGCGATGTTAAGGCTTGCTCTAAAAATGCATTAACGTTTGGAGTGCATACCTTGGAAATTGGCCCTGAAATGTCTTCGATATCTAAAGAAGAGAAATCTTCCGTATCTATTTACCTGCATTTGAAAGAAATGTTAGATCCTAAAGCAATATTTAGCCCAGGTAGAACTATAGGAGGAAGATCAATATGAATGAGTTACGGGCAATTCATGAAATGGTTTCTAAGTGTGCAAGATGTGGGGATTGCCAGTCTGTATGTCCAATATATCGTGAAACAAAACGCGAAGGTTCGGTAGCAAGGGGACGGTTATCGTTGTTGCGTTTTGTTTCTGAAGAAGAACTACCTTTTGATGGTGAAGTAAAGGATAGGATATATGAATGTTTGATGTGTGGAAGTTGTGAGGCAAATTGCTCTTCCAAAGTTCCGGTCACGGATATTTTATTTGCCGCTAAAGAAGCCCTCGCTAAGGGTAAAGGGCCGTTAATTCAACAACTAATGTTTAAACATTTTTTGCCTTATCCAGGGCGTCTGAAGCTAACCAATCGCCTATTGAAAATTTATCAAAATACTGGCTTGAGGGCTCTGTTAAGAAAAAGTGGAATAATAAATGTGCTGGGACCACTAGCTAAGGCAGAAGATATTATTCCCCAAATAACCCCAACTTTTCGAGATCAACAGGGTAAGATGGAGAAAAAACCCAAGAATCCTAAACATAAAATTGGGTTCTTTTTGGGGTGTGCTAGTAATATTTTGAAACCAGATCAGGCAATTGCTGCTGTTAATATGTTGAGGAAAATGGGCTGTCAGGTTGAGGTGCCTGAAACTATTTGTTGTGGATTACCTGTAGTTACGTATGGTCGAAGTGAAATAATCAGAGAATTAGCAAAAAAAAATATTGAAATATTACTGCAAGGAGATTACGAGTATGTTGTATCAGATTGTGTAAGCTGCAGCAGTCAATTAATTCATTATCCTAAGTTTTTTAATGATGACGATCCCTATTATGAAAAAGCACTTGAGTTATCTTCAAAAGTTATCGATTTTGCGCATTTGTTATCAAAAATTGATCAAATGAAAAAACTATCAAACGAAAAACAAACGATTACTTTTCACGTCCCATGTCATATGGCACGAGGCTTGAAAGCAGTGCAGGAATCTAAAGAAATATTAAAATCCATTCAGGGGATCAAATATGTTGAATTACCGGATGCTGATACATGTTGTGGTGCTGCTGGATCATATTTAGCAACGCATCCTGACCTTTCAAAAGCTGTATTGCGGAGAAAAATGGAGAATATTCGAGCAACCGGAGCAAATGTTGTCGTTACTAGCTGCCCGATGTGTGTGATGCAGCTGGAACGTGGCGCCAAGTTATTTGATGTACCTGTTGAAGTAAGGCATCTTGCTGAAATTGTTTCGGAAACATTAAAGTAAAATCACCCTTAGCATTGCCCCGGAAATATCACTGGGGCAATGAATCATACTCATTAAATGAGGGGAAGGCGTTTATTGGACTTAAGAGTTTTTGAGTCTCTGATAGAGTTAGCTAAGTCTAATGAATTATTTAATTAGGGGGAAGCCGGATGGCTAAATTTGATATCGTTATTATTTTTTTGTACTTTGGAGCAATGATTGCAATAGGGATTTTTGCAAATAGAAAGCAAAAGAACATGGAGGATTACTATGTTGGGGGACGAAAAGCAAGTGCTCTTTCTATAATGTCCTTATGGTTGTGTTCCTGGATTGGAGGAGCAGCTATAGTTGGAGGTGCAGGAAAAGCATATGAAATTGGGGTATCTTCCGTTTGGATGGTCTTAACAACCGCAATTGGATGTGTTATTTTTGCTCTAACGTTTGCTTCACTACTTAAAAAGATGGGTGATTATCGTCTTCACCTTACGTATCCAGACCTTATTGAAGACCGTTATGATAACCGGGCTAGGCTCATTGCGACAATAACAACATTACTTGCGTATATAGCCTATACAGCAGGCCAACTTGCTGCCGCAGGTACTATTATCCATACATTAATGGGGTGGAGTTTAGGAACATCCTTTGTGATTGCTGCTTTTGTGGTAATTATGTATACGGCAACAGGAGGCTTTATTGCAGTCACCTATACCGATTGGATACAATTTTCTTTGTTGCTTTTAGGGATAGCTGTTTTAGGGGTACCGATTGCTTGGGGTGCTGTCGGAGGAATTTCCGGTCTGCAAAACCAATTGCCTACATCATATTTTGATATTGGTGCCTGGGGATGGAGAACTATTTTAGGTTTAATGGTTTCTATGGTCTTTAGTTTTTTTACAGCTATGGATAGTTATACTAGAATGTTTTCTGCGAAAGATGTTAAATCGGCGAGAAATGGAACTTTGTTAGCTGCTTTAGGCGTAGTGATAATTGCTTTTTCTGCAACATTCTTGGGAATGAGTGCCAAGGTTTTGTACCCGGATTTAACAGGCGGCGGCGGAGTTGCCATTGCTACTTTAGTGATTCAATTATTTCCTATCGGTCTTAAAGGATTAATAATAGTGGGAATATTAGCTGCAATCATGTCAACTGCAGATATTTGTCTTTTGACCGCTTCAGCTAATTTTACAAGAGATATTTATCAGCGTTATATTAACCCTGCTGCATCGGATAAACACATGTTAAGACTAGGAATGATAAGCTCGTTAGCCATCGGAATTTTGAGCGCTTTTATGGCGTGGAAAATGATGAATATAATTAATATTCTTTATGTGGCATTTACAATTAACTCAGCGGGACTTTTCATTCCAACAATTGCAATCTTTTATTGGAAAAAAGCAAATGCAAATGCAGCTTTCTGGAGTATGACATTATCCCTAATTACAGTGTTAATTTGGTATGTTGGAGGGAGCTTTAGTTGGGGTTCAATATTTAGCTTAGACCCGGTTTGGCCTGGTTTAGCTGTATCTATTCTTGTTTTTGTTAGCTTATCCCATTTATACAATTCTACTGAAATTGGAATTCAAAAAATGGAAATATATAATGATAAGACTTATAGGAAATAAAAAAATATGGTTCTCTACCACTTACCGTTCCGCGAAGGGTCATGGAACCTCTCGTTTCTTCCATGATCCGACATTCTGTAGATGTCTTTATGGTAAAATATCCCATCATCCCGTTCGGTCTTACCAATGTAAGCTCATGTTCTAACAAAACTTGCGGTTATCGAATCAAAGAGCAATGAACTTGCAGTAAGAGAAAGTGTGGCATAAGCTAAGAACTATGCAGCGAAGCTGCAATTGGATTATACCTATGCCAATAATGGCAAAGAGATTTATCAGATAGGTATGAATACAAAGTTTTCTCTGCTCTTTTCTTTTAGAAACAGGACGTATGGGAGGGGTTGTTTTGGAAATGAAAATTGGAGAATTAACAAAAAGAAATTTTGCCACTTGTCTTGGTTCCCAAACCATAGGTGCGTTGTTAGAAGAAATATATTATAAACCCCTTAGTTATGTCCTGGTTATGACGGGTAAGACAGTTAGCAGGGTGTTCCATATTCCGGATTTGTACTGGGGAATGCCATTGGGAGAAAAAAATACTTTAGATAATATTTCAGGTTCAAAAGAATTTATTGAGCTTTCTGCCAAGGAAGACATTGGGGTTTTATTAAATATGGAACATGATTTGGCTGTGGTTTTTGATGATGACCATCAGCCTTTGGGTGTGATTGATAATGTGCCGATGATAAACAAATTACTACAATTTAAACGTTCGCGCAATAAACAAATAGGATTAGACTATTATGAATTTGATAATATTATTGATTCCTTGGATGTAGATGTTTTTATCACGGATGGAGAGGGGTATATTCTTTTTCTCAACCCGGCGGCAGAAAAGGTCTGCGGCATTATGAAAGAAGAGGTTATTGGCAAACACGTCACAGATCTGGAAAAAGAAAATTTGATCTCGAAAAGTATTACTATGGAAGTGATTAAGAATCGCAAAAAAATAAATATTCTGCAAAAGATGAATACGGGAAAGACGGTCTTGAGCTCGGCTATCCCTATTTTTAATGAAGCAGGAGAAGTAAGCCGGGTTCTATCCACTTCTAATAATGTAGCAGACATGAATGAGCTGTTGAAAAGAATTGAAAAGCAAAATCAAGAGTTGGTCGTTAAAGAGCAACAGCTGGATTTAATGCGGGAGGCAGTGTTTGGCAGGAACAATTATGCTTGCTTCAGCAAAGGAATGGAAGAGATTAAAGAAACCGTGATAAAAATCGCTCCCACGGATTTAACGGTTTTGATTCAAGGAGAATCTGGGGTTGGCAAGGAAGTGGTTGCTAAATTGGTGCACAGCCTCAGCTCACGAACTAAGCATCCTTTGGTAAAAATTAATTGTGGCTTGATTCCTGAGAACCTAATTGAATCCGAATTATTCGGATACGAAAGCGGCGCTTTTACTGGTGCCAATAAAGCCGGAAAGATTGGTAAAATCGAGATGGCTGATCAAGGGACCCTCTTCTTGGATGAAATTGGGGAAATGCCTTTGCTCCTGCAGGTAAAGTTACTGGAATTCCTTCAGGATCGGGAGATCACTAGGGTTGGTGGTACCAAAAGGATCAACATTGATACCCGGATTATCGCAGCAACGAATCGGGATTTGAAAGAAATGGTTCAACAGGGAAAGTTTCGGGAGGATCTTTATTATCGATTAAATGTTTTTCCCTTGCGAATTGCCCCTCTGAGGGAGAGAGCAGAAGATATTTTGACATTTGCTGAATATTTTTTGGGGAAATTCAACGATAAATATATACTAAATAAGAAAATGGCCCCGGATGCTCTGGACTTATTAGCCAAATATAATTGGCCGGGCAATGTCAGGGAATTTGAACATGTCATGGAAAGAGCCGTTGTCATTAGCAATACCGATCTGATTGCAGCAGCCGAAATAAATGTTTTAATAGATATCAAACAGGAAAGCGGAGGTAAGATTTTTTCGACCGGTCTGATGCCCTGGAAGGTGGCAAAAAAAGAACTGGAAAAGCAATTAATAAAAAGAGCATATGATATATATAAATCCACTTATAAGGCCGCGGAAGCTTTAGATGTTTGCCAATCCACAGTGGCTAAAATGCTGAAAAACATGGCTGAGTAAATTTTTACTTAGATAAGTAAAAGAATACTTAGGAGGAAAAGCCCTGGTATATAGACTTATATCTGAAAATTGCAAATAATGAATAAAAAATTCATTACGTGTATTTATAGCTTTTGGAAAAACCATGGAATAGAGCAGTATATGTAGGAGAAAAAAGGTTGGCAAGCTTCTTGCACTAATTATGAGTACCCAGTTGTTCATCTCAAATAATGGAGGTGAGTTTCCTTGGCTCTTAAGGAGGCTACTTGGGAAATGATACCAAACCGGAAAATACCAACAGGGAAGGGGTTTTAGATGTTAATTGTAGGGGAATTAATCAATACCAGTATATAATGCTTATCTAGGATAATGCGGACAAGTGATGATGTACAAGTCTGCTACTCGACAGCACTTGCTGTCTAATCCTGACTTTGCCGACATACTGTTTTCCCCCAGAGGCTTTCGCATGAGGTAAGTCGGTTGTCTTACACCGCATCGCAGAAGCGATGATTTCCATGAAATATATATGAAGCGCCAACGTGCGCACAAAAGGAGGACTAGATTATGAATAATTTAAAAAAGTGGTTGGCTCTTTTTGCTCTTTCCTTCGGATATGCCTCTATTTTTATGATTCCCTATGCAAAATACGTGTTTTACGATCCTATGATGAAAGCTTTGAATTGTACCAATTTGGAGTTGGGGGCTTTGGTCTCTGTGTATGTTTTTGTTGGAATTTTTACATTTGTTCCGGGAGGATGGCTTGCAGATCGCTTTTCAGCAAGAAAAATCATAACCATTTCTTTGGTAGCCCAAGGAATTTTTACAATCTGGTTTGGGTTGGCAATGACTATGACTGTAGCCTGGATTGTTTGGATTAGTTTTGCCTTTACCAATTGTTTTGCATATTGGTCGGCTGTTATCAAAGGTGTGAGATTACTGGGAGATGAGAAAAACCAAGGTAAAACATATGGACTCTTTGAAGCCGGCTTTGGGTTGTCCAGTGTAATTGTTGGCTCTATTGCCCTTGCTGTTTTTGGCAGGTATACGGACCAAATAGAAGGCTTTAAAATGGTAGTGTTCGTATATTCTGGATTATGTATTTTGGCAGGGATTCTTACTTGGAGCTTATATGATGAGTATATGGTTGAAACCAAAGAAGTGGCACCTAAAGTAGGTCTCAAGGACGTATTTTATGTTTTAAAACAACCCATTGTTTGGTTAATTGCGATCGTAATTATGACAACATACGGGTTATTTGTCGGGCAGACTTACCTGACTCCCTATTTGACTGCAGTTGTAGGTATTACGGTCACATTTTCCGGAGCACTGTCGCTCATCAGGTCCTATGGTGTGAAATTATTTGCTGGCCCTCTAGGGGGAATTATTGCTGATAAAATGAAATCTCCTAGTCGAATGTTAGCTGTTGGATATGTGATAATCATGGTGTTCTTAGTTATATTCCTTAATTTATCTGGTGAACCATCCTTGAACATTGTTATTGCCTTAATGATGACGATCGCCGTTGTGGGAGCTGGAATGAAGGGTGTCATGTGGTCTATTGTTACAGAAGCTAATGTTCCTCGTCATTATACTGGTTTAGCCATTGGGACAGCTTCCATTATCGGATATCTTGCGGATATTGTTTTAGGACCACTATTTGGCTATTGGATGGATACTTACGGAAATGCCGGATATAATTATCAGTTTGCCTTACTGATTGGCGTGTGTGTTGCGGGTTTTGCAGCTGCATTGGGTATTATTATATTGAAGAATAAGGCATTTTTAACGGAGGATGCTGGGAACGCTAGAAAGAAGATATCAGCATAAACATGATAAGATTAATTAATCTAAAGGTTGCCAAAATTATCATGACAAGATACTTTTTTGATTTAACAATACTTGGTTTTTACCGGAAATAAACTGCTGCTAAAATACTTGTCTTTTTGGCGGCAGTCCTTCTTCCATGAATCCGTGAATTCGTTTTATGACCACATATGACCTCTTTTTTGGCTACAACTTCAATTATCCGAACACAGGTGCGGGAGGCTTCGCCATTATCCCAACCAACGTTAGATCATTGCTGGTGTAATATTGTGTCGATGGGGCGGCGGAGTTAACATAGGTGTCAAGCTCCGTTGAGCCGATATCCGTCCATCAGTTAACAGTCGTTAGAGGGATCGATTACGATTAGAAAAGCTCTTTCGGGATCAGAGATCCAAGCTGCATCAGGGGTTAGGGTTACTGTATAGACGTTAGGATTCTTGGTTGGTGTAACATCTATGGTAACCGCCTGACTGGTCTGCTGGTTATGGTCATACATATAAGAACGAGGGAACATATTTGGTGTCTCTGCCCTTGGTATCTTTAAGGCCAAAAGAGCCATCCTCTTGAGGAATGGGGGTTAACCCGGTCAGTATTAATTTGAAGGAGAAAGAGGCCGTCGTTTTAGCATCTTTTAAAATAATGTTCTCCTTAAGCCCGTCGGAAAAAGGTTGATATTGTAAATCTGTGCTTTTCAGGATATCGGGAAAAGTTACAGAATTTGAGTCGTTTAGAGCAGTACTTTTCGAAGCGTTGTTCATGTACTAAGCCAGCGTACTGTTTTTATCCGGTTTTAGTTTGGCCAGGAAGGCCCTCTTGAGAGTCTTTAGCAAATTGAGGCTGAAATGGGTTGTCTTGACTGCGAAAAGCAAAGGTTTTGTTGGCAGAAGAGGACTCGATTTTGTTAGAGATATCTCTTGCCATTTGCCAACTGAAAATTTAGGGTTGTAGAGACAGCTCTTTGTATGGTAATATAGGTCTAATTTAATTGTTTTTGTTTAAAAAAGCTTTGTTTGGCAAAGCTTAAGTAGGATGGATACTCGTAGCAGATGTATTAGTAAGAATAGTAGGATGGGAGCGATTGGAAATCGAGGCACCCTCTATTCAGGGTGCCTTTTTGTTGATTCCAAGGCAGGAATTAAGCGGGTAGGCAAGAGACCGGGATAGACAAGTAAAAAAGTGTCTTTTTAAGGTCTCC
This Desulfosporosinus orientis DSM 765 DNA region includes the following protein-coding sequences:
- a CDS encoding FadR/GntR family transcriptional regulator, which produces MFISVENDKAYINIINQIYTMIISGTLKSGDRLPPERELTVQLNVSRTALREALKGLEFLGIIDCKHGNGTFVSNNVKSTIIKTLSIAFKLNNGKESDILQLRYILEIECVKTAAKKATDNDILQLKNILEKLNNVSDQKEKSFFDQKFHYYLISISDNLLFNYLADSIFYLMEQFIFSIRSFYIQKDPSFDIAIFEQHNNIINAIEERNPEKAASIMHNHLQIGLQELLEIANLNSSTSTILK
- a CDS encoding 4Fe-4S binding protein; the protein is MAKLKLYIEKCKACGYCVPACPKDAISQSDKFNKKGFLPNTLSQVDINPLIVYPKGQGVRAVDALIINK
- a CDS encoding FAD-binding oxidoreductase is translated as MLQLEKAYLEMILNKLRTVVGEKDVLYKQVDLATYRDSVHLSGLQPTAVVFPKDTGEVSEVLKILHQYQVPVIARGAGTNLCGDTLSLDLCIILELAKMDRILEVNIIDRYVEVEPGVTNMEVQNILKPHGYFFAPDPASMGVSTIGGNIGENAGGMRCVKYGVTTDNVIGLEIVLSDGQVILSNGPLDGDFGYNLTGLMNGSEGTLGVITKAWLRIVKLPDEVKTLVAVYANLEDAAKTVSQIIGKGIIPGALEMIDHLAIEALEENMNLGYPIEAEAVLLIEIDGFSGTLESQVERVLSICKENNATEIRVAKTEEERQQLWLGRREALNCFVSKMPTYAQEDVAVPRTKLPEVLEIIKKIGEKYSLVIASVCHAGDGNLHPTIIYDDKDEEQTKQAHFAFGEMMEQAIALGGTITGEHGVGIEKLKGMNLLFSEDELSFMWQLKLAFDPKKILNPGKVIPDTISRMMLEDLEQVPESKEVSTTRELFFADLEREEIGEILINEKILAAYSLEGNKSWCAIRPKTVTEVAAIVRLATKYDIKILPWGRGTKVSIGTHSKPFDIVVDMSGLNKIIEIDTENLTATVEAGIEFKDFQEELYKKGYMLSIDPLESGSPTIGGIVATNSTGTLRLKYSSLKNIVLGLDAVISGGKIIHYGGKMIKNVAGYDLRKLFVGSWGTLGIITKITLKLSPLPEKAVYRTFMTDDYSAFADYLFAVQKKDVQLTSFDIFVENSKYYINLCMSGQHRSVDRQLEILDEIEINKLALIDEVQDPYFIAGKSFFNKYIQPNQSNKIVIKSSIRFSDITAWIKKIQSINQGEGSYVFGNAASGILYATFFGENISLTDLISDVKACSKNALTFGVHTLEIGPEMSSISKEEKSSVSIYLHLKEMLDPKAIFSPGRTIGGRSI
- a CDS encoding (Fe-S)-binding protein, with the protein product MNELRAIHEMVSKCARCGDCQSVCPIYRETKREGSVARGRLSLLRFVSEEELPFDGEVKDRIYECLMCGSCEANCSSKVPVTDILFAAKEALAKGKGPLIQQLMFKHFLPYPGRLKLTNRLLKIYQNTGLRALLRKSGIINVLGPLAKAEDIIPQITPTFRDQQGKMEKKPKNPKHKIGFFLGCASNILKPDQAIAAVNMLRKMGCQVEVPETICCGLPVVTYGRSEIIRELAKKNIEILLQGDYEYVVSDCVSCSSQLIHYPKFFNDDDPYYEKALELSSKVIDFAHLLSKIDQMKKLSNEKQTITFHVPCHMARGLKAVQESKEILKSIQGIKYVELPDADTCCGAAGSYLATHPDLSKAVLRRKMENIRATGANVVVTSCPMCVMQLERGAKLFDVPVEVRHLAEIVSETLK
- a CDS encoding sodium:solute symporter family protein produces the protein MAKFDIVIIFLYFGAMIAIGIFANRKQKNMEDYYVGGRKASALSIMSLWLCSWIGGAAIVGGAGKAYEIGVSSVWMVLTTAIGCVIFALTFASLLKKMGDYRLHLTYPDLIEDRYDNRARLIATITTLLAYIAYTAGQLAAAGTIIHTLMGWSLGTSFVIAAFVVIMYTATGGFIAVTYTDWIQFSLLLLGIAVLGVPIAWGAVGGISGLQNQLPTSYFDIGAWGWRTILGLMVSMVFSFFTAMDSYTRMFSAKDVKSARNGTLLAALGVVIIAFSATFLGMSAKVLYPDLTGGGGVAIATLVIQLFPIGLKGLIIVGILAAIMSTADICLLTASANFTRDIYQRYINPAASDKHMLRLGMISSLAIGILSAFMAWKMMNIINILYVAFTINSAGLFIPTIAIFYWKKANANAAFWSMTLSLITVLIWYVGGSFSWGSIFSLDPVWPGLAVSILVFVSLSHLYNSTEIGIQKMEIYNDKTYRK